In Photobacterium sp. TLY01, the following proteins share a genomic window:
- a CDS encoding cytochrome C oxidase subunit IV family protein, which produces MANSELTHDSVKQQHPISLYLKVWGLLFVLSTLSYLVDYFHLQGMLRWSLILLFMALKAGLIAAVFMHMRWERLALVYTIFLPPLVLLVLVGLMASEANYIFALREWFFSLPGG; this is translated from the coding sequence ATGGCAAACTCTGAACTCACGCATGATTCAGTCAAGCAGCAGCATCCAATCAGCCTGTATCTTAAAGTCTGGGGGCTGCTCTTTGTGCTCAGTACCCTTTCATATCTGGTCGACTATTTCCATTTACAGGGCATGTTACGGTGGAGCCTCATTCTGCTGTTTATGGCACTGAAGGCCGGACTGATTGCTGCCGTATTCATGCACATGCGCTGGGAAAGGCTCGCTCTGGTGTATACCATTTTCCTGCCGCCGTTAGTCCTGCTGGTTCTGGTAGGGCTGATGGCCAGCGAAGCAAACTATATTTTTGCCCTCAGAGAATGGTTTTTCAGTCTGCCGGGCGGATAA
- a CDS encoding heme-copper oxidase subunit III family protein yields the protein MSDTQPSRTPTLGSQTGWTGVVSDYAGDRAAFRVSANKTMMWIFLLSDTFVFGCFLVGYMSVRMTTTEIWPPTSEVFALTIAGHSIPLILIAIMTFVLITSSGTMAMAVNCGYQGKRWSTASLMLITALLGLTFVGMQAFEWSKLIAEGIRPWGNEEGASQFGAAFFMITGFHGLHVSVGVLYLTIVAIRVALGKYDKKQVDPHAAGIQGGRYEIVEITGLYWHFVDLVWVFIFAFFYLW from the coding sequence ATGAGTGACACCCAACCATCCCGGACGCCGACCCTGGGCAGTCAAACAGGCTGGACAGGCGTTGTCAGCGACTATGCCGGTGATCGGGCCGCATTTCGCGTCTCGGCAAACAAAACCATGATGTGGATTTTTCTGCTCAGCGACACCTTTGTGTTCGGCTGTTTCCTGGTGGGCTATATGTCGGTGCGTATGACCACAACTGAAATCTGGCCACCCACCAGTGAAGTCTTCGCCCTGACGATCGCTGGCCATTCCATTCCGCTGATCCTGATTGCCATTATGACCTTTGTGCTGATCACCAGCAGCGGCACCATGGCGATGGCCGTTAACTGCGGCTATCAGGGAAAACGCTGGTCCACCGCCTCACTGATGCTGATCACCGCGTTACTGGGACTAACCTTTGTCGGTATGCAGGCGTTCGAATGGAGCAAACTCATTGCTGAAGGGATCCGCCCGTGGGGAAATGAAGAAGGCGCCTCGCAATTTGGCGCCGCCTTTTTCATGATCACAGGGTTTCACGGCTTGCATGTCAGTGTGGGCGTGCTGTATCTGACGATCGTCGCTATTCGGGTCGCTCTGGGGAAATATGACAAGAAGCAAGTGGATCCCCATGCCGCCGGTATCCAGGGCGGCCGATACGAAATTGTTGAAATTACCGGACTGTACTGGCATTTCGTTGATTTGGTGTGGGTCTTTATCTTCGCCTTTTTTTATCTGTGGTAA
- a CDS encoding cytochrome c oxidase subunit 3, with amino-acid sequence MSRKPVLTTLASGHLSPDPNARYQPASTYTIASTGLWVLMGVIAALFFLFTVAYYIRHTLSDWQPLNEPWQLMLSSLLLILSCVAMHLAGRKARLLPALAACKTELIMAVCFTLGFVLVQLWAWLALVQINQGVLANPANSFFYLLTGLHALHILGGVLALGMLVYQVWQGQRDHLHVWLQLCARYWHFLLFIWLFLLGLLRLT; translated from the coding sequence ATGAGCCGTAAGCCTGTACTCACCACACTGGCGTCGGGCCACCTGAGTCCGGACCCGAATGCCCGCTACCAGCCAGCCAGTACCTACACGATCGCCTCGACCGGTTTGTGGGTACTCATGGGCGTGATTGCCGCCTTGTTTTTCCTGTTTACTGTGGCCTATTACATCCGCCACACACTGAGTGACTGGCAACCGCTCAACGAGCCATGGCAACTGATGCTGAGCAGCTTACTGCTGATACTGAGCTGTGTGGCCATGCACCTGGCCGGGCGCAAAGCCCGCCTGCTGCCGGCCCTTGCCGCCTGCAAGACAGAACTGATCATGGCGGTCTGTTTCACGCTCGGTTTTGTTCTCGTGCAGTTATGGGCCTGGCTGGCGCTGGTTCAGATCAATCAGGGCGTGCTGGCGAATCCGGCGAACAGCTTTTTTTATCTCCTGACTGGCCTGCATGCCCTGCACATTCTCGGTGGGGTACTGGCCCTGGGTATGCTGGTGTATCAGGTCTGGCAGGGGCAAAGGGACCACCTGCATGTATGGCTGCAGCTCTGCGCACGGTACTGGCATTTCCTGTTATTCATCTGGCTGTTTCTGCTGGGCTTACTGCGATTGACCTGA